In a genomic window of Scomber japonicus isolate fScoJap1 chromosome 17, fScoJap1.pri, whole genome shotgun sequence:
- the LOC128377184 gene encoding tripartite motif-containing protein 16-like gives MAQRGDQLDRETFCCSICLDLLKDPVAIPCGHSYCMSCIKGFWDGEDQRKIYSCPQCRQIFAPRPVLGKNTMLAALVEQLKKTGLQAAPADHCYAGPEDVACDVCTGRKLKAFKSCLQCLISYCENHLQPHYNVGQFKKHKLVDPSKTLQENICSRHDEVMKMFCRTDQQSICYLCSVDEHKGHNTVSAAAERTERQRELEVSRLNIQQRIQDREKDVKLLQQEVEAVSRSADKAVEDNEKIFTELIRLLQKRSSDVKQQIRSQQGTEVSGVKELQEKLQQEITELKKKDAELKQLSHTEDHNQFLHNYPSVSQLSEPTDSSSINIRPLRYFEDVTAAVSKLRDKLQDILKEEWTNISLTVTEVDVLLSEPKPEPKTRAEFLRYSCEITLDPNTTHTELLLSEGNRKATYTSQKQSYYSHPDRFTYWHQVLSRESLTGRCYWEVDWRGTKFRIAVAYKNISRVGSSNECGFGYNDKSWMLYCHTNGYTFYFNNVKTPISSPGSSRVGVYLDHRAGILSFYSVSETMTLLHRVQTTFTQPLYAGLWLVYDGVTAELCKLK, from the coding sequence atggcacAGAGAGGCGATCAGCTGGACAGAGAAACTTTCTGTTGTTCAATCtgtttggatctactgaaggatccagtggctattccctgtggacacagctactgtatgagctgtattaaaggattctgggatggagaggatcagaggaagatctacagctgccctcagtgcagacagatcTTTGCACCGAGGCCTGTCTTGgggaaaaacaccatgttagcagctttagtggagcagctgaagaagactggactccaagctgctcctgctgatcactgctatgctggacctgaagatgtggcctgtgatgtctgcactgggaggaagctgaaagccttcaagtcctgtctgcagtgtctcatctcttactgtgagaatcacctccagcctcattacaATGTtggtcaatttaaaaaacacaagctggtcgaCCCCTCCAAGACGCttcaggagaacatctgctctcgtcatgatgaggtgatgaagatgttctgtcgtactgatcagcagagtatctgttatctctgctctgtggatgaacataaaggccacaacacagtctcagctgcagcagaaaggactgagaggcagagagagctcgaggtgagtcgactaaacatccagcagagaatccaggacagagagaaagatgtgaagctgcttcaacaggaggtggaggccgtcagtcgctctgctgataaagcagtggaggacaatGAGAAGAttttcactgagctgatccgtctcctccagaaaagaagctctgatgtgaagcagcagatcagatcccagcagggaactgaagtgagtggagtcaaagagcttcaggagaagctacagcaggagatcactgagctaaagaagaaagacgctgaactgaagcagctctcacacacagaggatcacaaccagtttctacacaactacccctcagtgtcacaactcagtgaacctacagactcatccagcatcaatatccgtcctctgagatactttgaggatgtgacagcagctgtgtcaaagctcagagataaactacaggacatcctgaaggaggaatggacaaacatctcactgacagtgactgaagtggacgttttactgtcagaaccaaaaccagagcccaagaccagagctgagtttttaagatattcatgtgaaatcactctggatccaaacacaacacacacagagctgttattatctgaggggaacagaaaagcaacaTACACGAGTCAAAAACAGTCTTATTATAGTcacccagacagattcactTACTGGcatcaggtcctgagtagagagagtctgactggacgttgttactgggaggtggactGGAGAGGGACAAAATTTCGtatagcagtcgcatacaagaatatcagcagagtaGGGAGCTCGAATGAATGTGgatttggatataatgacaaatcttggatGTTATATTGTCACACTAATggttatactttttatttcaacaaTGTCAAAACTCCCATCTCGAGTCctggttcctccagagtcggagtgtacctggatcacagagcaggtattctgtccttctacagcgtctctgaaaccatgactctcctccacagagtccagaccacattcactcagcctctctatgctggactttggcTTGTCTATGATGGagtcacagctgagttgtgtaaactcAAATAG